From one Triticum urartu cultivar G1812 chromosome 3, Tu2.1, whole genome shotgun sequence genomic stretch:
- the LOC125548269 gene encoding trinucleotide repeat-containing gene 18 protein-like: MQGHADSESGLATAPSSPTRYLCSGRDGECDEDGGGIHYFFSAPASPVHYILRSPPASSASVHYAPSTDGDFCTAPGDFEFAARHRGIDGAGATTTMSSAEELFLSGRIRVGGLSPIRQETDCREQQGEDGEDEGGVEGRSPRPRRTRSASPPRSPRLAKTAEPADSLASASSSSSSSSSSSAKTMRRRISLRDLLGRTCSDPSMRPPAPITTAAERSGSWLPSIWPARAKKALPSPAPQPARRSVSSVRAAPGGAGRDEAPRRRTTSLPYRQGLVLGCLGLGARSYGLAKSMHPLSTR, from the coding sequence ATGCAGGGCCACGCTGACAGCGAGAGCGGCCTCGCCACCGCGCCTTCCAGCCCCACACGCTACCTCTGCTCCGGGCGAGACGGTGAGTGTGACGAAGACGGCGGAGGCATCCATTACTTCTTCAGCGCCCCGGCCAGCCCCGTGCACTACATCCTCCGTTCGCCGCCAGCGTCCTCCGCGTCGGTCCACTACGCTCCCTCCACGGATGGAGACTTCTGCACGGCCCCCGGCGACTTCGAGTTCGCCGCGCGCCACCGCGGTATCGACGGcgccggcgccaccaccaccATGAGCTCCGCCGAGGAGCTGTTCCTATCCGGCCGCATCCGCGTAGGTGGCCTCTCCCCCATCCGCCAAGAAACGGATTGCAGGGAGCAGCAGGGGGAGGACGGTGAAGACGAGGGCGGCGTCGAAGGCCGCTCGCCGCGGCCTCGCCGGACCAGGTCGGCTTCGCCGCCCCGGAGCCCGCGGCTCGCCAAGACTGCAGAGCCTGCCGACTCCTTGGCATCAGCGTCGtcgtcatcctcctcctcctcctcttcctctgccaagACCATGCGGCGGAGGATATCGCTGCGGGACCTCCTCGGCCGCACCTGCAGCGATCCCTCGATGAGGCCGCCGGCCCCTATTACCACCGCCGCCGAGAGGTCAGGATCCTGGCTGCCATCTATCTGGCCGGCGCGGGCCAAGAAAGCTCTGCCCTCCCCGGCGCCGCAGCCTGCTCGCCGGTCAGTTTCGTCGGTCAGGGCAGCaccgggcggcgcggggcgcgaTGAGGCGCCGCGGCGGCGCACAACGTCTCTGCCGTACCGGCAAGGCCTGGTTCTTGGATGCCTCGGCCTAGGAGCCCGGAGCTACGGGCTCGCAAAGTCCATGCACCCCCTCTCCACGCGGTGA
- the LOC125548271 gene encoding beta-glucosidase BoGH3B-like has protein sequence MAFLGSYRASVLLLLTCASCILMPAAADYAKYKDPKQLLNRRISDLLARMTVAEKIGQMSQIERENATADVVKEFFIGSVLSGGGSVPATNATPEAWVRMVNEMQRGALSTRLGIPMLYGIDAVHGHGNVYRATIFPHNVGLGCTRDPELAKKIGAAVALEVRATGIPYVFAPCMAVCRDPRWGRCYESFSEDPKLVQQMASVISGFQGEIPAGGRRGAPYVAAGQRNVAACSKHYVGDGGTAGGANEGDTAATFHDLLSVHMPPYYSAVAQGVSTVMVSFSSWNGAKMHANRFLITDFLKTTLRFRGFVISDWGGIERITTPKGADYMLSVKLAIMAGIDMIMIPYTYTEFIDDLSTLVQNGTIPMSRIDDAVRRILRVKFTMGLFENPYADFSLAGELGKQEHRDLAREAVRKSLVLLKNGKAGEKPLLPLPKNAGSILVAGSHAHDLGNQCGGWTITWQGVAGNNLTTGTTILDGIKHAVGHGTDVVYSENPDAGFMRQNKARFDYAVVVVGEPPYAESFGDNLNLTVPAPGPSVIRDVCGSVRCAVVLVSGRPLVVEPYMDAIDALVAAWLPGTEGQGVSDVLFGDYGFSGKLARTWFRSVEQLPMNVGDARHDPLFPFGFGLQTRAAADMEALN, from the exons ATGGCGTTCCTCGGTAGCTACAGGGCGAGCGTTTTGCTGCTCCTGACATGCGCTAGTTGCATTTTGATGCCGGCGGCAGCCGACTATGCCAAGTACAAGGACCCGAAGCAGCTGCTCAACAGGCGGATCAGCGACCTGCTGGCGCGGATGACCGTCGCCGAGAAGATCGGCCAGATGTCTCAGATCGAGCGGGAGAACGCCACCGCCGACGTCGTCAAGGAGTTCTTCATAG GCAGCGTGCTGAGCGGCGGGGGCAGCGTCCCGGCGACGAACGCGACGCCGGAGGCGTGGGTGAGGATGGTGAACGAGATGCAGAGGGGCGCGCTCTCCACGCGCCTCGGCATCCCCATGCTCTACGGCATCGACGCCGTCCACGGCCACGGCAACGTCTACAGGGCCACCATCTTCCCGCACAACGTCGGCCTCGGCTGCACCAG GGACCCGGAGCTAGCGAAGAAGatcggggcggcggtggcgctggAGGTGAGAGCCACGGGGATACCGTACGTGTTCGCTCCGTGCATGGCGGTGTGCAGGGACCCCAGGTGGGGCCGCTGCTACGAGAGCTTCAGCGAGGACCCTAAGCTGGTGCAGCAGATGGCCTCCGTCATCTCTGGCTTCCAGGGCGAGATCCCGGCCGGCGGCCGCCGCGGCGCGCCCTACGTCGCCGCCGGGCAGCGCAACGTCGCGGCGTGCTCCAAGCACTACGTCGGCGACGGCGGAACGGCCGGCGGCGCCAACGAGGGCGACACGGCGGCCACTTTCCACGACCTGCTCAGCGTCCACATGCCGCCCTACTACAGCGCCGTCGCCCAGGGCGTCTCCACCGTGATGGTCTCCTTCTCCAGCTGGAACGGCGCCAAGATGCACGCCAACCGTTTCCTCATCACCGACTTCCTCAAAACCACGCTCAGATTCAGG GGTTTTGTGATTTCGGATTGGGGAGGGATTGAAAGGATAACGACACCTAAAGGTGCCGACTACATGCTGTCCGTCAAGCTGGCAATCATGGCCGGCATCGACATG ATCATGATCCCGTACACATACACGGAGTTCATCGACGACCTCAGCACCTTGGTGCAGAATGGAACCATTCCGATGAGCAGGATCGACGACGCCGTCCGGCGGATCCTCCGTGTCAAGTTCACCATGGGTCTGTTCGAGAACCCCTACGCCGACTTCAGCCTCGCCGGCGAGCTCGGCAAACAGGAGCACCGCGACCTGGCGCGGGAGGCCGTGAGGAAGTCCCTCGTCCTGCTCAAGAACGGCAAGGCCGGCGAGAAGCCGCTGCTGCCGCTGCCCAAGAACGCGGGGAGCATCCTGGTCGCCGGCAGCCACGCCCACGACCTCGGCAACCAGTGCGGTGGCTGGACCATCACCTGGCAGGGCGTCGCCGGCAACAACCTCACCACCG GGACTACGATCCTGGATGGCATCAAGCACGCCGTGGGGCACGGCACGGACGTGGTCTACTCCGAGAACCCCGACGCCGGCTTCATGCGGCAGAACAAGGCCCGCTTCGACtacgccgtcgtcgtcgtcggcgAGCCGCCCTACGCCGAGTCCTTCGGCGACAACCTCAACCTGACCGTGCCGGCGCCCGGCCCCAGCGTGATCCGGGACGTGTGCGGCAGCGTCAGGTGCGCCGTGGTGCTGGTCTCCGGCAGGCCGCTTGTCGTAGAGCCGTACATGGACGCGATCGACGCGCTGGTTGCGGCGTGGCTGCCGGGGACGGAGGGGCAGGGCGTGAGCGACGTGCTGTTCGGCGACTACGGGTTCAGTGGGAAGCTGGCGCGGACGTGGTTCCGCTCGGTGGAGCAGCTGCCGATGAACGTCGGCGACGCGCGGCACGATCCCCTGTTCCCCTTCGGGTTCGGGCTCCAGACACGCGCGGCTGCTGACATGGAAGCTCTGAACTGA
- the LOC125548270 gene encoding replication protein A 14 kDa subunit-like yields MDTSAPSPFVNGETLKTFLGRRVRTVVQVQHNEGGVLLGLSTDGHQLTIRGASGAPEPPHYIEVIGIADSSLSIRAESCTDFGENFDGVAFNGLCKLANDKYNYLFL; encoded by the exons ATGGATACTTCAGCTCCTTCGCCATTTGTCAATGGAGAGACTCTGAAGACGTTTCTTGGGCGACGAGTGCGCACAGTGGTTCAAGTCCAACACAATGAAGGTGGAGTTCTTCTCGGGCTGTCCACTGATGGGCATCAGTTGACTATCAGAGGTGCTTCTGGTGCCCCTGAACCACCACACTACATCGAGGTTATTGGGATCGCTGACAGCAGCCTGTCCATCCGTGCTGAATCTTGCACTGATTTTGGTGAAAACTTTG ATGGTGTGGCATTCAACGGGCTATGCAAGCTTGCGAACGACAAGTACAATTACCTGTTCCTGTAG